The Sardina pilchardus chromosome 19, fSarPil1.1, whole genome shotgun sequence genome window below encodes:
- the myd88 gene encoding myeloid differentiation primary response protein MyD88: MASCSETSVDFYQIPLVALNHSVRKKLGLYLNPSSTVAEDWTSIAERMDFSYLEIKNYENCQNPTLKILEDWQARCPDSSVGKLLSIIEAAARSDIICDLKTLIEDDCIKYLKKQKDPPVQVPEVHSSIKTPEPYGITMQDDPRGHSPEMFDAFICYCQSDFNFVYEMIKQLEQTDYRLKLCVFDRDVLPGTCVWTITSELIEKRCRKMVVIISDDYLDSEACDFQTKFALSISPGARSKRLIPVVYKPMKKPFPSILRFLTICDYNRPCTQVWFWSRLAKALSLP; this comes from the exons ATGGCATCTTGTAGTGAGACCAGCGTTGATTTCTACCAAATACCCTTGGTCGCTTTAAATCATAGTGTTAGGAAAAAGCTTGGACTCTATTTAAATCCGTCGAGCACTGTGGCAGAAGACTGGACTAGTATCGCAGAAAGGATGGACTTTTCATACCTTGAAATCAAAAATTATGAAAACTGCCAAAATCCTACTCTGAAGATCTTAGAAGATTGGCAGGCGCGCTGCCCAGACTCAAGCGTTGGAAAATTACTGTCCATAATCGAAGCCGCGGCAAGGAGCGACATAATCTGTGATCTCAAAACATTAATAG AGGATGACTGCATCAAGTATCTGAAGAAGCAAAAGGACCCTCCAGTTCAGGTCCCAGAGGTGCACAGCTCTATCAAAACCCCAGAGCCTTATGGCATCACCATGCAGGACGATCCGAGGG GTCACTCTCCTGAGATGTTTGATGCCTTCATCTGCTACTGCCAGAGCGACTTTAACTTTGTCTACGAGATGATCAAGCAGCTGGAACAGACAGACTACAGGCTGAAGCTGTGCGTGTTTGACAGAGATGTCCTGCCCGGAACGTGTGTGTGGACCATCACCAGTGAACTCATTGAGAAGCG GTGCCGAAAGATGGTGGTCATTATTTCTGACGACTACCTGGACAGTGAGGCCTGTGATTTCCAGACCAAGTTTGCTCTTAGCATCTCTCCAG GTGCTCGCAGCAAAAGACTCATTCCTGTGGTCTACAAGCCAATGAAAAAGCCATTCCCTAGCATTCTAAGGTTCCTGACGATATGTGATTACAACCGGCCCTGCACGCAGGTTTGGTTTTGGAGTCGGCTGGCTAAGGCCCTGTCTCTGCCCTGA
- the cry-dash gene encoding cryptochrome DASH, with product MSSSRTIICLLRNDLRLHDNEVFHWAQKNAEHIVPLYCFDPRHYLGTTCFNFPKTGPFRLRFLLDSVNDLRASLKKRGSNLVVRRGKPDEVVSDLIKQIGSVTAVAFQEEVTEDDKEVEKQIKDVCLKNQVKVQSFWGSTLYHTHDLPFNNISRLPDVYTQFRKAVESQSTVRPVFPTPAQLRSLPLGLEEGPVPTYQDLEVQEPVTDPRSAFPCHGGESEALGRLKHYFWDTDAVATYKETRNGLIGVDYSTKFAPWLAMGCISPRYIYEQIKKYEEERTANQSTYWVVFELLWRDYFKFVALKYGNRLFDLNGLQDKHVPWKTDKKLLDAWKEGRTGVPFVDANMRELALTGFMSNRGRQNVASFLTKDLGLDWRMGAEWFEYLLVDHDACSNYGNWLYSAGIGNDPRENRKFNMIKQGLDYDNNGDYVRQWVPELQGIKGGDVHTPWALSNGALSHAKVSLNETYPSPIVMAPEWGRHVNKKPSGGAAPAARGRKGPSHTPKQHKDRGMDFYFSKKSKDFQ from the exons ATGTCCAGTTCGCGCACTATAATATGTTTACTGCGAAATGATTTGCGTCTTCATGATAACGAG GTGTTCCATTGGGCTCAGAAGAATGCAGAGCACATAGTTCCACTCTACTGCTTTGACCCTCGTCACTATTTGGGGACAACCTGCTTCAATTTCCCAAAGACAGGCCCTTTCCGCTTGCGCTTCCTTCTTGACAGCGTAAATGATCTGCGGGCCTCCCTCAAAAAGAGAGGAAG CAACCTTGTGGTGCGTCGTGGAAAACCAGACGAAGTGGTTAGTGATCTTATCAAACAGATAGGCTCGGTCACCGCAGTCGCCTTCCAAGAAGAG GTGACGGAAGATGACAAGGAGGTTGAGAAGCAAATAAAAGATGTTTGCTTGAAAAAccaggtcaaagttcaaagtttttGGGGATCAACACTGTATCACACACATGACCTGCCCTTCAATAATATCAGTAG ACTCCCAGATGTGTACACCCAGTTCAGGAAGGCAGTGGAGTCCCAGAGCACGGTTAGGCCAGTGTTCCCCACCCCTGCCCAGCTGAGGTCTCTGCCCCTGGGCTTGGAGGAAGGGCCAGTCCCCACATACCAGGACCTGGAGGTGCAAG AGCCTGTGACTGATCCTCGCTCTGCCTTCCCCTGCcacggaggagagagtgaggcttTGGGCCGATTAAAGCACTACTTCTGGGACACG GATGCTGTGGCAACTTACAAAGAAACCCGAAATGGTTTGATTGGGGTTGATTATTCGACAAAATTTGCTCCATG GCTTGCCATGGGCTGCATATCTCCACGATATATTTATGAACAGATCAAGAAATACGAAGAAGAGAGAACGGCCAACCAAAGCACATACTG GGTGGTATTTGAGCTACTTTGGAGGGATTACTTCAAGTTTGTGGCATTGAAGTATGGAAACAGACTTTTTGATTTGAATG GTCTACAAGACAAGCATGTGCCATGGAAGACCGATAAGAAACTTCTTGATGCATGGAAAG AGGGACGGACAGGAGTGCCCTTTGTGGACGCCAACATGAGGGAGCTGGCCCTCACTGGCTTCATGTCCAACAGAGGGCGACAGAACGTAGCCAGCTTCCTCACCAAAGACCTGGGTCTGGATTGGAGGATGGGGGCAGAGTGGTTTGAATACTTACTG GTTGACCATGATGCGTGCAGCAACTATGGAAACTGGTTGTACAGTGCTGGCATTGGCAATGACCCTAGAGAGAACAGGAAGTTCAATATGATCAAACAGGGACTGGATTACGACAATAAT GGAGACTACGTGAGGCAGTGGGTACCTGAACTGCAGGGCATTAAAGGAGGGGACGTTCACACACCATGGGCTCTGAGCAATGGTGCTTTGTCACATGCCAAAGTGTCTCTGAATGAGACATACCCATCCCCAATCGTCATGGCACCTGAATGGGGTCGACATGTCAACAAGAAACCA TCTGGTGGAGCTGCACCTGCTGCACGAGGGAGAAAAGGTCCTTCGCATACCCCCAAACAACACAAGGACAGAGGCATGGACTTCTACTTCTCCAAGAAGTCTAAAGATTTCCAATGA